One stretch of Tepidibacter hydrothermalis DNA includes these proteins:
- a CDS encoding helix-turn-helix transcriptional regulator, producing MFDKDIFKEVIERAIGNRTTTEYSNASGVNRTYISKYLNKRLDSPPSPDVLKKLADSAHNNITYEYLMKIAGYIDTTSQEDLQQSIGKNDSKNKSSNLQFGVRLRDLRKEMDWTQKELGKKIAISDRVIGYYENSDRFPDEETLKKIADVFDVTIDYLLGRTNNPTTVRVEGDKLPKELRDIGIEYLTIAKEMADKEIPPEDIKKIIDVLGNRK from the coding sequence ATGTTTGATAAAGATATATTTAAAGAAGTGATTGAAAGGGCTATAGGAAATAGAACAACAACAGAATATTCAAATGCTAGTGGAGTTAATAGAACCTATATTTCTAAATATTTAAATAAGAGACTTGATAGTCCGCCATCGCCAGATGTTTTAAAAAAGCTAGCTGATTCTGCCCATAATAATATTACTTATGAATATTTAATGAAAATAGCAGGTTATATTGATACTACTTCTCAAGAAGATTTACAACAGTCTATAGGAAAAAATGATTCAAAAAATAAATCTTCTAATCTACAGTTTGGAGTTAGATTAAGAGACTTAAGAAAAGAAATGGACTGGACTCAAAAAGAACTAGGAAAAAAGATTGCTATTTCTGATAGAGTAATTGGTTATTATGAAAATTCTGATAGATTTCCAGATGAAGAAACTTTAAAAAAAATTGCCGATGTATTCGATGTGACTATAGATTACCTTTTAGGAAGAACTAACAACCCTACTACAGTCAGAGTTGAAGGAGATAAGCTTCCTAAGGAGTTAAGAGATATTGGAATAGAATATTTAACAATAGCCAAAGAAATGGCTGATAAGGAAATACCTCCAGAGGATATAAAAAAAATAATAGATGTTCTAGGAAATAGGAAATAA
- a CDS encoding DUF4041 domain-containing protein, with product MVFIILILLGVIFNLRKKIKKEEELRGSILQKENEVKSLNQIISEKTKHQNRITENIKEESKRKQEITKEIVEMLRSKDQYNAYQNLEKELTTFEVGLYNKEFDFELSEEYAIKIKEVVNDQKELIKNNEATKSNNVVYTDELKKSESNKYFNNVNKLVLRAFNNECDAAISKLNHKNFENSRKRINSSFEQINKLGQILGVTISTAYLKLKVLELKLNYEYYLKKEAEKEEQRRIREQMAEEAKVLKEIEKTQKEAQKEQDMYQKALEKAMLKLEKSSQDEQNKLNAEIQALQLKLKEAEEKMTRAKSMAEQTKSGHVYIISNIGSFGENIYKIGMTRRLVPEDRVKELSDASVPFTFDIHAMIHTDNAPSLENALHKEFEARRVNKVNSRKEFFNVSLEEIEEAVQKIHGDFTITKLAEAEEYRQTLEIGKQREVAMA from the coding sequence ATGGTATTTATTATTTTAATATTACTAGGAGTAATATTTAATCTTAGGAAAAAAATCAAAAAGGAAGAAGAATTGAGGGGATCTATACTTCAAAAAGAAAATGAAGTTAAAAGCCTTAATCAAATAATAAGCGAAAAAACTAAACATCAGAATAGAATAACGGAAAACATCAAAGAAGAATCTAAGAGAAAACAAGAGATTACAAAAGAAATCGTTGAGATGTTGCGTAGTAAAGATCAATATAACGCATATCAGAATTTAGAAAAAGAATTAACTACATTTGAGGTGGGTTTATACAATAAAGAATTTGATTTTGAGCTTTCTGAAGAATATGCTATTAAGATAAAAGAAGTTGTTAATGATCAAAAGGAATTGATAAAAAATAATGAAGCTACAAAATCAAATAATGTTGTTTATACTGATGAACTAAAAAAATCAGAATCTAATAAATATTTTAATAATGTTAACAAGCTGGTTCTTAGAGCTTTTAATAATGAATGTGATGCAGCAATTTCAAAATTAAATCATAAGAATTTTGAGAATAGCAGAAAAAGAATAAATAGTTCATTTGAGCAAATCAACAAATTAGGTCAAATATTAGGGGTAACGATTAGCACAGCATATTTAAAACTTAAAGTTTTAGAATTAAAATTAAACTATGAATATTACTTGAAAAAGGAAGCAGAAAAAGAAGAACAACGTAGAATACGTGAGCAGATGGCTGAGGAAGCTAAAGTATTGAAGGAAATTGAAAAGACTCAAAAAGAAGCTCAAAAAGAACAAGATATGTATCAAAAAGCATTAGAAAAAGCTATGTTAAAACTTGAAAAGTCAAGTCAAGATGAGCAAAATAAACTAAATGCAGAAATTCAAGCTCTACAATTAAAATTAAAAGAAGCCGAAGAAAAAATGACTAGAGCAAAATCTATGGCAGAGCAAACTAAATCTGGTCACGTATACATAATTTCAAATATAGGTTCATTCGGAGAAAATATTTATAAAATTGGTATGACTAGACGATTAGTTCCAGAAGATAGAGTGAAAGAATTAAGTGATGCTTCTGTTCCATTTACATTTGACATACATGCTATGATCCATACAGATAATGCTCCTTCGCTTGAAAATGCACTTCATAAAGAATTTGAAGCTCGTAGAGTGAATAAAGTTAATTCTAGAAAAGAATTCTTTAATGTAAGTCTAGAAGAAATAGAAGAAGCAGTGCAAAAAATACATGGTGATTTTACGATTACTAAGTTAGCTGAAGCAGAAGAATATAGACAAACTCTAGAAATTGGTAAACAAAGAGAAGTAGCTATGGCATAA
- a CDS encoding recombinase family protein translates to MNDNVANKKAALYVRVSTSHQVDKDSLPFQRKELINYSKYLLGIDDYEVFQDAGYSGKNTDRPAFQDMMRRVRKKEFTHILVWKIDRVSRNLRDFTEMYDEVKKYGVTFISKNEQFDTSSAMGEAMLKIILVFAELERKLTGERVSSIMLSRAEKGLWNGAQCPLGYKWDDEKKFPIPDPDEAKVVQLIYDKYTEVKSAFKVSKVLNSDNVKTKRGGTWTSKTVVDIIRNPFYKGTYRYNYREAARGAIKDEKEWIIVDDNHEAIIPKEQWEHCNKIMNSNAARNTSSLRRNSHVHPFSGLLECKQCGRGFIASLDLARKDGYRPSIFRCQGKTRALGCEVGMISEITMGPFVINYISNFLKAQQTLTKKNNLKDFEKILLSGKTFKDVVGINTKDLESAYISILYTTDNILMNPPAKTKSKENISELEVLGKEKEKYERAIERLQNLYLFSEESMPEKDFLVQKHNLKSKIDDINNKIHSLHEQNNNHVAYNDISFLQKASHFMIQNELLNKKFIDYRNMSMVIDKQLIKDFMNTVIDKVIIDDRKVAGICFKNGLTHNFIYRD, encoded by the coding sequence ATGAATGATAATGTAGCAAATAAAAAAGCAGCTCTATATGTTAGGGTTTCGACGTCTCACCAGGTAGATAAAGATTCTCTTCCTTTTCAGAGAAAAGAGCTTATAAACTACTCAAAGTATCTATTAGGAATAGATGATTATGAAGTATTCCAAGACGCCGGGTATTCTGGCAAAAATACTGATAGACCAGCTTTTCAAGATATGATGAGAAGAGTTAGAAAAAAGGAATTTACACATATTTTAGTTTGGAAAATAGATAGAGTCTCAAGAAACCTTAGAGATTTTACTGAGATGTATGATGAAGTAAAAAAATATGGTGTTACTTTTATAAGTAAGAATGAGCAATTCGATACATCTTCGGCTATGGGAGAAGCTATGCTTAAAATAATATTAGTTTTCGCAGAGCTTGAAAGAAAACTCACAGGAGAGAGAGTATCTTCGATTATGCTTTCAAGGGCCGAGAAAGGCCTTTGGAATGGAGCTCAATGTCCTTTGGGATATAAATGGGATGATGAAAAGAAATTCCCTATCCCCGATCCGGATGAGGCTAAAGTTGTGCAATTGATTTATGATAAATATACAGAAGTGAAATCTGCTTTTAAAGTATCAAAAGTGCTTAATAGCGATAATGTTAAGACAAAGCGAGGAGGAACTTGGACAAGTAAAACTGTAGTGGATATCATTAGAAACCCATTCTATAAAGGTACTTATAGATATAATTACAGAGAGGCTGCTAGAGGAGCTATTAAGGATGAAAAGGAATGGATAATCGTCGATGATAATCACGAAGCTATTATTCCAAAGGAACAATGGGAACATTGCAATAAAATAATGAATTCTAATGCTGCTAGAAATACATCTTCCCTTAGAAGGAACTCTCACGTGCATCCTTTTAGTGGTCTTCTTGAGTGCAAGCAGTGTGGCCGTGGTTTTATTGCTAGTTTAGATTTAGCTAGAAAAGATGGTTACAGACCTTCTATTTTCCGTTGTCAAGGCAAAACAAGAGCTCTAGGATGTGAAGTTGGAATGATTAGTGAAATAACAATGGGTCCTTTTGTTATAAACTATATTTCTAATTTTCTAAAAGCTCAGCAGACATTAACTAAGAAAAATAATCTAAAAGATTTTGAAAAAATACTTCTATCTGGTAAGACATTTAAGGACGTTGTTGGGATAAATACAAAAGACCTTGAGAGTGCTTATATATCAATTCTTTACACTACTGATAATATTTTGATGAATCCACCTGCTAAAACTAAGTCAAAGGAAAACATTTCAGAATTAGAAGTACTGGGAAAAGAAAAAGAGAAATATGAAAGAGCTATTGAAAGGCTCCAAAATCTTTATCTATTCTCAGAAGAATCTATGCCAGAAAAAGACTTTTTAGTTCAAAAGCATAATTTAAAAAGTAAAATAGATGATATAAATAATAAGATCCATAGCCTGCATGAGCAAAACAATAACCATGTAGCATATAACGATATATCCTTTTTACAAAAAGCTAGTCATTTTATGATTCAAAATGAGCTTTTGAATAAGAAGTTTATCGACTACAGAAATATGTCTATGGTTATAGATAAGCAGCTAATAAAAGACTTTATGAATACTGTTATTGATAAAGTAATTATTGATGATAGAAAAGTAGCTGGTATTTGTTTTAAAAATGGATTAACTCATAATTTTATATATAGAGACTAA
- a CDS encoding helix-turn-helix domain-containing protein, whose translation MDDINVGKKISEYRKSKNITAAQLAKMAGVTPSLLSQIEKGTANPSINTLKIISKSLDIPLFTFFVTQVETDQLIVRSDKRKKMIFPQNNNLSYELLSPNLNGTIEFALITLTTDSQSSNEIMSHEGEEVAYVITGKVNIHLNEEVIILNEGDSIKILPHMKHKWENPYDKDARVIFAITPPSF comes from the coding sequence ATGGATGATATAAATGTTGGTAAAAAAATATCTGAGTATAGAAAATCAAAGAATATAACTGCTGCCCAATTAGCTAAAATGGCTGGAGTAACACCTTCTTTATTGAGTCAAATTGAAAAGGGTACTGCTAATCCATCTATAAATACACTTAAAATAATTTCAAAATCCTTAGATATACCATTATTTACATTCTTCGTTACACAGGTAGAGACAGATCAGCTAATAGTAAGGTCTGATAAAAGAAAAAAGATGATATTTCCTCAAAATAACAATCTATCATATGAGTTATTATCACCAAATTTGAATGGAACAATTGAATTTGCTTTAATAACATTGACTACTGATTCTCAATCATCTAATGAAATTATGTCTCATGAAGGCGAAGAGGTTGCATATGTTATAACTGGAAAAGTAAATATACATTTAAATGAAGAAGTAATTATATTAAATGAAGGTGATAGTATAAAAATACTCCCACATATGAAGCATAAATGGGAAAATCCATACGACAAGGATGCAAGAGTTATATTTGCAATAACACCTCCATCGTTTTAA
- a CDS encoding alanine racemase, translated as MNIYELQTPSFLLNLDTLETNLKNIQRLCNENNKELWPMTKTHKSTYIAKLQRDYGAKGFLVGTIDEAEAFVNAGLDNICLAYPIVSKANIGRVIDLAKKSRVIISFDGEDGARLFNDELKKENLTMEYLIIINCGLNRLGVSPNDSINLAKKISRYSNLKLIGISTHPGQVYGVSSGEQISEVSKQESESLKIAKDNLITDSFDISIVATGSTPTFFDVVTDPNINILRPGNYPFYDNIQLSLNVCEESKCSLTVLGTIISNPRDDLFIIDVGSKCLGLDKGAHASTLINGFGKVKDHNELEIIGLSEEVGKIRITSETDLKIGDKIQIIPNHSCSCANMTDYIIGFRNDIVENIIDVDVRGNSTKPNLI; from the coding sequence ATGAATATTTACGAATTACAAACACCTAGTTTTTTATTAAATTTAGATACTTTAGAAACAAATCTAAAAAATATCCAGAGACTTTGTAATGAAAATAACAAAGAACTTTGGCCTATGACTAAAACTCACAAAAGCACATATATAGCAAAGCTTCAAAGAGATTATGGAGCAAAAGGTTTTTTAGTTGGAACAATAGATGAAGCAGAAGCTTTCGTGAATGCTGGACTAGATAATATTTGTTTAGCATATCCTATAGTTTCTAAAGCAAATATTGGAAGAGTTATTGATTTAGCAAAAAAGTCTAGAGTAATTATAAGCTTTGATGGAGAAGATGGCGCAAGACTTTTCAATGATGAATTAAAAAAAGAAAATTTAACTATGGAATACCTAATTATAATCAACTGCGGCTTAAATAGATTAGGTGTATCCCCTAATGATTCAATAAATCTAGCAAAAAAAATATCTAGATATTCTAATTTAAAACTAATTGGGATTAGTACTCACCCAGGTCAGGTTTATGGAGTTTCATCAGGCGAACAAATCTCTGAGGTGTCTAAGCAAGAAAGCGAATCATTAAAAATAGCTAAAGATAATCTAATTACTGATTCTTTTGATATAAGTATAGTAGCAACAGGTAGTACACCTACATTCTTCGATGTTGTAACTGATCCAAATATAAATATTTTAAGACCTGGAAATTATCCATTCTATGATAATATTCAACTTTCATTAAATGTATGTGAAGAAAGTAAATGCTCTTTAACAGTTTTAGGTACTATAATTTCTAACCCTAGAGATGATTTATTTATAATAGACGTTGGTAGCAAATGCTTAGGATTAGATAAAGGAGCCCATGCAAGTACTCTTATAAATGGATTCGGTAAGGTTAAGGATCATAATGAATTAGAAATTATAGGTTTATCAGAGGAAGTAGGAAAAATAAGAATAACTTCAGAGACAGATTTAAAAATTGGAGATAAAATACAAATAATACCTAACCATTCATGCTCTTGTGCAAATATGACTGATTATATTATTGGATTTAGAAACGATATAGTTGAAAATATAATTGATGTTGATGTTAGAGGAAACTCTACAAAACCAAATTTAATATAA
- a CDS encoding helix-turn-helix domain-containing protein: MIENLGNRLKYVRISLKLSQKKFATFLNIPLRTYQDYERGVTCPGPEIIVNIANKLGVSIDWLFGRELKYIYGTDADIIQLIKLNFE, translated from the coding sequence ATGATAGAAAATTTAGGAAATAGATTGAAATACGTTAGAATAAGTCTAAAACTTTCTCAAAAAAAATTTGCAACTTTTTTAAATATTCCCCTAAGAACGTACCAAGACTATGAAAGAGGAGTAACTTGTCCTGGACCAGAGATTATTGTAAATATAGCAAATAAATTAGGTGTTTCTATAGATTGGCTTTTTGGAAGAGAATTAAAATATATATATGGAACGGATGCAGACATAATCCAATTGATAAAACTTAATTTTGAATAA
- a CDS encoding DUF421 domain-containing protein: MIIILVRTLILYIFVLISVRIMGKGELSEMQPFELVVTLMIAELAALPMEDTKLPLVNGIIAIFTILFVQISISFINLKSEKARKFICGKPSILINKGIINDKELKRLRINMNDLIEQLRIKDYPVIKDIEYAILETSGDLSIIPKSNKRPPTVEDVKASPVYEGLPTSLIIDGKINYGNLKYLKLDESWLKNILKQNNISTIEDVFFCSIDESKDIFIQKKLNKGDI, translated from the coding sequence ATGATTATAATACTAGTTAGAACTTTAATATTATATATATTTGTACTTATAAGTGTACGTATTATGGGTAAAGGAGAGTTATCAGAAATGCAGCCTTTTGAATTAGTGGTTACATTGATGATAGCTGAACTTGCAGCACTTCCTATGGAAGACACTAAACTACCTTTAGTCAATGGGATTATAGCTATCTTTACAATACTATTTGTTCAAATAAGCATATCATTTATAAATTTAAAAAGTGAAAAAGCAAGAAAATTCATATGCGGAAAACCAAGTATATTAATAAACAAAGGAATTATAAATGATAAAGAGCTTAAAAGACTTAGAATCAATATGAATGATTTAATAGAACAATTAAGAATAAAAGACTATCCTGTAATTAAAGATATTGAATACGCTATATTAGAAACAAGCGGAGATTTGAGTATTATTCCAAAATCAAATAAAAGACCACCTACAGTTGAAGATGTTAAAGCATCACCTGTATATGAAGGGCTACCTACATCATTAATAATAGATGGTAAAATAAATTACGGAAATTTGAAATACCTTAAACTTGATGAATCTTGGTTAAAAAATATTTTAAAGCAAAATAATATAAGTACTATAGAAGATGTGTTTTTTTGTAGTATAGATGAAAGTAAAGATATTTTCATACAGAAAAAGTTAAATAAAGGAGATATTTAA